A stretch of the Janthinobacterium sp. B9-8 genome encodes the following:
- a CDS encoding response regulator yields the protein MIRLALVDDHLLVRSGFAQLLSLEADMRVVAQFASVPEVLKGLLPDMADVCLLDLSLPPESGLTLLGRLPEGVKALILSVQDGPAMVEKALHLGARGFISKRCQVEELLLAIRTIAAGGCYLPPALAANLLAPRQGLVCLTPREREVCELLAEGCDVRTVALRLGLSHKTVHVHRAHALDKLNVSNNVELAHRMQRES from the coding sequence GTGATCCGGCTGGCTTTAGTAGACGATCATCTTTTGGTGCGCTCAGGTTTTGCTCAGCTTTTATCTTTAGAAGCCGACATGCGTGTGGTGGCTCAGTTTGCCTCAGTACCTGAAGTATTAAAAGGTCTTTTGCCTGATATGGCGGATGTGTGTCTGCTGGATTTATCCTTACCGCCAGAAAGTGGCTTAACCCTGCTGGGCCGGTTGCCTGAGGGGGTGAAAGCGCTGATTTTAAGCGTTCAGGACGGCCCGGCTATGGTTGAGAAGGCATTACATCTGGGGGCCAGGGGATTTATCAGTAAGCGCTGCCAAGTGGAAGAGTTATTGCTGGCTATCCGCACCATTGCGGCCGGGGGCTGCTATCTGCCCCCGGCCCTAGCGGCAAATTTACTGGCTCCGCGTCAGGGTCTGGTTTGCCTGACGCCGCGCGAGCGGGAAGTCTGTGAGCTGCTGGCCGAAGGCTGTGATGTCCGTACCGTAGCGCTGCGTCTGGGTTTAAGTCACAAAACGGTCCATGTGCACCGGGCGCATGCGCTGGATAAACTCAATGTCAGTAATAATGTGGAACTTGCCCACCGGATGCAGCGTGAAAGCTAA
- the uhpB gene encoding signal transduction histidine-protein kinase/phosphatase UhpB, with the protein MKAKLSSSLGRMLLAIPVCCGVWFALWSVSAALLHSLTLAVLFLPCGLRFSLLLFAPRFCAPAIIAAEWLVLGLLLSALELPAELFLLAPLSFAVLLLQRWPVRDEWQVLLKQGSAVLLTALSSALLWLWLGSNAWQAFLASLAGCLLLGPALFILWEALTRIRWLPIGPGQRRKSFNLRLRFVLSYLLLFTLSFSVQAALPADFAFFSPLCLAVPVVLLAYLHGWRGAVLASFCNSLALAIFSHSVLDDLLLALIAQNLLGVVLGVAIQGARLRAAALTRLNERLSRQLARNHALARQLVNAEEAVRRDVARELHDEIGQNITAIRIQATLSGRMTQDAALKASLGVIESLSLNVYDCARGLLLRLRPRALDDLSLQEAVRQLAGELQFAAREIEFNLSWPLDEQLFDEALKLTLFRVLQEALNNVTRHACASQVCVKLWQENNWLYLSVSDNGAGTAPIQVGMGLRGMRERVEALGGRLSLSHRSGVCLRVSLPLV; encoded by the coding sequence GTGAAAGCTAAGTTAAGTTCTTCGCTGGGACGGATGTTGCTGGCGATTCCCGTTTGTTGTGGCGTCTGGTTTGCACTTTGGTCGGTCAGTGCCGCGCTGTTGCACAGCCTGACCCTGGCGGTGCTGTTTTTACCCTGCGGCTTACGATTTTCCCTACTGTTATTTGCTCCACGCTTCTGCGCTCCCGCAATTATTGCGGCTGAATGGCTGGTGCTGGGCTTATTACTCAGCGCCTTAGAGCTGCCCGCGGAGCTGTTTTTGCTGGCTCCGCTTTCTTTTGCGGTACTGCTGCTGCAGCGCTGGCCTGTCCGGGATGAGTGGCAGGTGCTGCTGAAACAAGGCAGCGCGGTTTTGCTGACGGCACTTAGCTCTGCTTTGCTGTGGTTATGGCTTGGTAGCAATGCCTGGCAGGCCTTTTTAGCATCGCTTGCCGGATGCCTGTTGCTGGGGCCTGCACTGTTTATTTTATGGGAGGCATTAACCCGGATCCGCTGGTTGCCTATTGGCCCGGGGCAAAGGCGTAAAAGCTTTAATTTGCGTCTGCGCTTTGTTTTATCGTATCTGCTGCTGTTTACACTGAGCTTTTCCGTGCAGGCCGCCTTACCGGCCGACTTCGCTTTTTTTTCTCCGCTTTGCCTTGCTGTTCCTGTGGTGCTGCTGGCCTATTTACATGGCTGGCGCGGTGCGGTACTGGCTTCGTTTTGCAATAGTCTGGCACTGGCGATATTCAGCCATAGTGTACTGGATGATTTATTGCTGGCGCTGATTGCGCAAAATTTATTAGGTGTGGTGCTGGGCGTGGCCATTCAGGGCGCGCGTTTACGGGCGGCGGCATTAACGCGTTTAAATGAGCGCTTATCCCGCCAGCTGGCCAGAAATCATGCCCTAGCCCGGCAACTGGTTAATGCCGAGGAAGCGGTGCGCCGCGATGTTGCCCGGGAACTCCACGATGAAATCGGGCAAAATATTACAGCCATCCGGATTCAGGCCACGCTTTCCGGACGGATGACCCAGGATGCGGCGTTGAAAGCCTCTTTAGGCGTGATTGAGTCTTTATCGCTGAATGTCTACGACTGTGCCCGGGGATTATTGCTGCGTTTAAGACCACGCGCCTTGGATGATTTAAGTTTGCAAGAAGCCGTGCGGCAGCTGGCCGGCGAATTACAGTTCGCGGCGCGGGAGATTGAATTCAATCTGAGCTGGCCCCTGGATGAGCAGCTGTTTGATGAGGCATTAAAACTGACTTTATTCCGGGTGCTGCAAGAGGCGCTGAATAATGTCACGCGGCACGCCTGTGCCAGTCAGGTCTGCGTTAAGCTTTGGCAGGAAAACAACTGGCTGTATTTATCGGTCAGCGATAATGGTGCGGGCACGGCTCCCATTCAAGTGGGGATGGGGTTGCGCGGGATGCGGGAACGAGTCGAAGCCCTGGGCGGCAGATTAAGTTTAAGCCACCGGAGCGGAGTTTGTTTGCGGGTCAGTCTGCCCCTTGTTTAA